Proteins from a single region of Neodiprion virginianus isolate iyNeoVirg1 chromosome 4, iyNeoVirg1.1, whole genome shotgun sequence:
- the LOC124302517 gene encoding presenilins-associated rhomboid-like protein, mitochondrial isoform X3: protein MSQTTLHHVRYFRRVTDASKQTKSPFTSELTKPGPIHLTRLWKPLGFSIMFSSASIVGSAIWEYENIRARTQRLIHRFEFTRVRRTGWRATVHNWWNSLDEGKKLFVPICFINVLVFCAWRVPALQGTMLRYFCSNPNSSAMCWPMVLSTFSHYTILHLAANMFVLNSFSSPVVAALGKEQFLALYLTSGVMSNLVSYFYKTVFSRPGLSLGASGAIMGILSFACTQYPDSRLSIIFLPMYTFTADSAIKAMVCLDTIGCIMKWQFFDHAAHLGGAAWGIFWQKWGNAYIWQKREPILTFWHEFRGPPRSRS from the exons ATGTCGCAAACCACCCTGCATCATGTGAGGTATTTTCGAAGAGTAACCGATGCTTCCAAACAAACCAAATCGCCGTTTACTAGTGAACTTACCAAACCAGGTCCTATTCACCTCACAAGACTATGGAAGCCACTTGGTTTTTCTATTATG TTCAGTAGCGCATCAATAGTTGGATCAGCAATTTGggaatatgaaaatattaggGCGCGCACCCAGAGATTGATCCATCGATTCGAGTTTACTCGAGTAAGA CGCACTGGATGGAGGGCGACGGTTCACAATTGGTGGAATAGCTTAGACGAAGGAAAAAAGCTATTTGTTCCTATTTGCTTCATAAATGTCTTGGTATTTTGCGCATGGCGTGTACCAGCTCTTCAGGGCACCATGCTACGATATTTTTGCTCCAATCCAAATTCCA GTGCGATGTGTTGGCCAATGGTGTTATCTACATTCTCACACTATACGATCCTGCACTTAGCTGCGAACATGTTTGTTTTGAACAGCTTTAGCTCTCCAGTTGTAGCAGCACTTGGCAAGGAACAGTTTCTAGCTCTATATCTAACCAGTGGTGTGATGTCAAACCTTGTTAGTTACTTTTACAAGACTGTGTTTTCCAGACCAGGCCTTTCTCTTGGAGCT TCAGGAGCCATAATGGGAATTCTGAGCTTTGCCTGCACACAGTATCCTGACTCACGACTcagcattatttttcttccaatgtATACATTCACGGCTGATTCG GCTATTAAGGCAATGGTCTGCCTTGATACGATAGGGTGCATAATGAAGTGGCAGTTTTTTGATCATGCAGCACATTTAGGAGGTGCAGCATGGGGAAT ATTCTGGCAGAAATGGGGCAACGCATATATATGGCAGAAGCGTGAACCGATTTTAACTTTTTGGCACGAATTCAGAGGACCACCTCGGTCTCGCTCATGA
- the LOC124302521 gene encoding S-formylglutathione hydrolase produces the protein MPEITLVSQNKSFGGWQKVFTHDSVELKCKMRFGVYLPPQTEQGPVPVIYWLSGLECTEANFIQKGAAQKYAAQYGVIIVAPDTSPRGLNIPGEDDDWDFGTGAGFYVDATNEPWKNNYRMYSYVTKELPALINEKFPAIPDRKSIAGHSMGGHGAFIAVLKNPGLYRSVSAMSPICNPINCPWGKKAFNGYLGGVEGDSKWKDWDSTELIKKYNGPQLDILIDQGTNDNFLTKSQLLPENLVAAAKESGVAVNLRLQEGYDHSYYFISTFIEDHIKHHAKYLKA, from the exons ATGCCTGAGATCACATTAGTATCCCAAAATAAGAGTTTTGGTGGATGGCAAAAGGTCTTCACCCATGACAG tgtggagttaaaatgtaaaatgagGTTTGGTGTCTATCTACCACCACAAACAGAACAAGGCCCAGTTCCAGTTATTTATTGGCTGTCTGGTTTAGAGTGTACTGAagcaaattttattcaaaaaggaGCAGCACAAAAGTACGCAGCTCAGTATGGTGTCATAATTGTTGCACCTGACACTAGTCCCCGTGGACTTAACATCCCAGGAGAAGATGATGACTGGGATTTTGGAACAGGTGCCGGATTCTACGTTGATGCAACAAACGAACCATGGAAAAATAACTACAGAATGTATTCCTACGTTACAAAGGAATTACCGGcattaataaatgaaaagtttcCAGCCATCCCTGATCGAAAGTCTATAGCAGGTCATAG TATGGGTGGACATGGAGCATTTATCGCTGTTCTGAAAAACCCAGGCCTATACAGATCAGTCTCTGCAATGTCACCGATTTGTAATCCTATAAATTGCCCATGGGGAAAAAAGGCTTTTAATGGATATTTAGGTGGCGTGGAAGGAGATAGTAAATGGAAAGATTGGGATTCTACTGaactaattaaaaaatataatggaCCTCAACTGGATATCCTAATTGACCAG GGTACAAACGATAATTTCTTGACAAAATCGCAATTATTACCTGAAAACTTGGTGGCTGCAGCTAAGGAATCTGGAGTGGCTGTTAATCTGAGGCTACAAGAAGGTTACGACCACAGTTACTACTTCATATCAACATTTATTGAAGATCACATCAAACATCACGCCAAGTACTTGAAAGCTTGA
- the LOC124302517 gene encoding presenilins-associated rhomboid-like protein, mitochondrial isoform X2 gives MVNTNTKPHRWLLSGVQYHKPKAMSQTTLHHVRYFRRVTDASKQTKSPFTSELTKPGPIHLTRLWKPLGFSIMFSSASIVGSAIWEYENIRARTQRLIHRFEFTRVRRTGWRATVHNWWNSLDEGKKLFVPICFINVLVFCAWRVPALQGTMLRYFCSNPNSSAMCWPMVLSTFSHYTILHLAANMFVLNSFSSPVVAALGKEQFLALYLTSGVMSNLVSYFYKTVFSRPGLSLGASGAIMGILSFACTQYPDSRLSIIFLPMYTFTADSAIKAMVCLDTIGCIMKWQFFDHAAHLGGAAWGIFWQKWGNAYIWQKREPILTFWHEFRGPPRSRS, from the exons ATGGTAAACACTAATACAAAACCGCATCGTTG GCTACTATCTGGTGTGCAGTATCACAAACCAAAAGCCATGTCGCAAACCACCCTGCATCATGTGAGGTATTTTCGAAGAGTAACCGATGCTTCCAAACAAACCAAATCGCCGTTTACTAGTGAACTTACCAAACCAGGTCCTATTCACCTCACAAGACTATGGAAGCCACTTGGTTTTTCTATTATG TTCAGTAGCGCATCAATAGTTGGATCAGCAATTTGggaatatgaaaatattaggGCGCGCACCCAGAGATTGATCCATCGATTCGAGTTTACTCGAGTAAGA CGCACTGGATGGAGGGCGACGGTTCACAATTGGTGGAATAGCTTAGACGAAGGAAAAAAGCTATTTGTTCCTATTTGCTTCATAAATGTCTTGGTATTTTGCGCATGGCGTGTACCAGCTCTTCAGGGCACCATGCTACGATATTTTTGCTCCAATCCAAATTCCA GTGCGATGTGTTGGCCAATGGTGTTATCTACATTCTCACACTATACGATCCTGCACTTAGCTGCGAACATGTTTGTTTTGAACAGCTTTAGCTCTCCAGTTGTAGCAGCACTTGGCAAGGAACAGTTTCTAGCTCTATATCTAACCAGTGGTGTGATGTCAAACCTTGTTAGTTACTTTTACAAGACTGTGTTTTCCAGACCAGGCCTTTCTCTTGGAGCT TCAGGAGCCATAATGGGAATTCTGAGCTTTGCCTGCACACAGTATCCTGACTCACGACTcagcattatttttcttccaatgtATACATTCACGGCTGATTCG GCTATTAAGGCAATGGTCTGCCTTGATACGATAGGGTGCATAATGAAGTGGCAGTTTTTTGATCATGCAGCACATTTAGGAGGTGCAGCATGGGGAAT ATTCTGGCAGAAATGGGGCAACGCATATATATGGCAGAAGCGTGAACCGATTTTAACTTTTTGGCACGAATTCAGAGGACCACCTCGGTCTCGCTCATGA
- the LOC124302517 gene encoding presenilins-associated rhomboid-like protein, mitochondrial isoform X1 — MATQALLNFGNMSGKWLLSGVQYHKPKAMSQTTLHHVRYFRRVTDASKQTKSPFTSELTKPGPIHLTRLWKPLGFSIMFSSASIVGSAIWEYENIRARTQRLIHRFEFTRVRRTGWRATVHNWWNSLDEGKKLFVPICFINVLVFCAWRVPALQGTMLRYFCSNPNSSAMCWPMVLSTFSHYTILHLAANMFVLNSFSSPVVAALGKEQFLALYLTSGVMSNLVSYFYKTVFSRPGLSLGASGAIMGILSFACTQYPDSRLSIIFLPMYTFTADSAIKAMVCLDTIGCIMKWQFFDHAAHLGGAAWGIFWQKWGNAYIWQKREPILTFWHEFRGPPRSRS, encoded by the exons ATGGCCACGCAGGCGTTGCTCAATTTTGGAAACATGTCGGGCAAATG GCTACTATCTGGTGTGCAGTATCACAAACCAAAAGCCATGTCGCAAACCACCCTGCATCATGTGAGGTATTTTCGAAGAGTAACCGATGCTTCCAAACAAACCAAATCGCCGTTTACTAGTGAACTTACCAAACCAGGTCCTATTCACCTCACAAGACTATGGAAGCCACTTGGTTTTTCTATTATG TTCAGTAGCGCATCAATAGTTGGATCAGCAATTTGggaatatgaaaatattaggGCGCGCACCCAGAGATTGATCCATCGATTCGAGTTTACTCGAGTAAGA CGCACTGGATGGAGGGCGACGGTTCACAATTGGTGGAATAGCTTAGACGAAGGAAAAAAGCTATTTGTTCCTATTTGCTTCATAAATGTCTTGGTATTTTGCGCATGGCGTGTACCAGCTCTTCAGGGCACCATGCTACGATATTTTTGCTCCAATCCAAATTCCA GTGCGATGTGTTGGCCAATGGTGTTATCTACATTCTCACACTATACGATCCTGCACTTAGCTGCGAACATGTTTGTTTTGAACAGCTTTAGCTCTCCAGTTGTAGCAGCACTTGGCAAGGAACAGTTTCTAGCTCTATATCTAACCAGTGGTGTGATGTCAAACCTTGTTAGTTACTTTTACAAGACTGTGTTTTCCAGACCAGGCCTTTCTCTTGGAGCT TCAGGAGCCATAATGGGAATTCTGAGCTTTGCCTGCACACAGTATCCTGACTCACGACTcagcattatttttcttccaatgtATACATTCACGGCTGATTCG GCTATTAAGGCAATGGTCTGCCTTGATACGATAGGGTGCATAATGAAGTGGCAGTTTTTTGATCATGCAGCACATTTAGGAGGTGCAGCATGGGGAAT ATTCTGGCAGAAATGGGGCAACGCATATATATGGCAGAAGCGTGAACCGATTTTAACTTTTTGGCACGAATTCAGAGGACCACCTCGGTCTCGCTCATGA
- the LOC124302511 gene encoding mediator of RNA polymerase II transcription subunit 12 translates to MMSILYEKRPLKRPRLGPPDVYPQEPKQKEDELTLVNVKHGFATMPQLSDEFGSARQCNVTAAKVGAYFNGILAKKEEFATMPDTGRKRQQINPKDNFWPVTARTKNGIEAWFKDLSGCKPLLALAKKAPNFNKKEEIFMMLCEYQVPMLRAAWFIKLSSAYTVAVSEAKIKKRQLPDPTTEWTGTLIKFLKDQLTKLQEYYHMNHNISNGMSNSTNGSNLNNNSTNNTVNNQPTTPNPNPGTTAGPAMNEDHKLALKQWHYCIQLAKYMFEEGLLDRQELLQWILELLDKMRSAPLDDGILKLLLPLALQYLEEFVQSELLARKLAYLCCRKIAQMCSNVENSNNPQSPMVTASVKSEVSNIKENPIAPMPVNPFTVTFNDYINCPHHRDIILGLSAIIQVITIECPTALVWNSVGEGKAPSVLNGSPLDHLPSPPSALPCPPASSINPTMKQIKVAQESIRRRSLAAEGRWSCDKWQQSSAGMTTTKVLAALDALDRHSFDRMDALNSLDTLYAKIFTATPKENTNERDTKVEYSPQQDAAIIEILCEWAVSSERWGEHRAMAVAKLLEKRQSEATGETNDNDDKDSVCSNASPPGLPIFQPLLMKFLDTDAPILDHSSSQSKAQFTNLVHLFSELIRHDVFSHDAYMCTLISRGDLIQGPAASKPSTPNNREPIDEDSLFPGIDLKPAKLEVPDHGRTMDYDDSKIDDDLDKLLQHIKEDQQNSMDAPDSPKEDALGGHNAHDGLDSKSPNPCRHLLYTTHFPLPQDETCSQHDCNQRHVLLYGVGRVRDEARHVVRKMTKEICKLFGKKFSIDVAEGGKVKKHSRSEFNFEAVTQKFQNLSYFDQHVVTWQCATQVIEMLNTFALAGSSYLPVQEHVAFLFDLMELALNIYGLIDVCIQILKELPEIEAQLTVRNSQLIRSYTTSLSLYVVGVLRRYHCCLLLAPEQTTAVFDLLCKVVKHVSNPSDCSSAERCVLAHLYDLYSSCSLLKTKPHGVEAFSNAYPKIRTALYSALQPTPSNHVYNSQFMIDVFSSPRRSGKIEPQWARQLNETPANRYSFVCNAIIVAVSSETDNDKLNDVAIICAELTACCNALSAEWLGVLMALCCSSNSSSFYIDVLNQVDVQNLNVRNSLAVFTSILIARHCFSLEDFVVHIALPSLVKACNEGRGDADMEAEAGALLTCHLLLQLFKTVECPQPALYSVSTSPHPLPSGNLRRYSIKLSCDRHLLAAAHNNIRVGPVLAVLKAILVVGDATAGKLPPKKPDIPMAHSNKAGPGSVGASERESISHILGTSDILGGGDDLGLDLGLSSSNVNMETENVKGLSAFAQHVLRQICSQEWVLERCLQNPEELCHPDMLLDNMLTPRQAQRLLHMICYPDTLIDTFLDQKTHITNILENLEQWSLRMSWLDLQLMYKQYPAGSSDLTQWLDTVAKAAIDVFQLNTTSGKPDKKSGSIWLVAPLVSKLPSAVQGRVLKVAGQVLESGNWSKASREKGRSKSPSLFNHQPFLSLVLTCLKGQDDQREGLLTSLHSQLTQFLNMSKEEKNIGLEDPKTREVLQDALQLRFSLVGGVFDTIQRNTTVTTDWAILFVQLISYGVIDLNNNSELFTTVIDMLATLIHSTLVSDSQSEKDENKKHYQNLMKKLKKELGDRNSQSIQFVRQLLPLPKVTMEVITCEPVGCLTDTKGNKIAGFDSIDKKQGLQVCDSQKVSAWELLEGHKNPAPLSWAWFRAVKMERKPLTYQGAQKLLRYHTHSAIKPASHYLDPPPLPPEDLEPDKKESEPGKADTPMSVESPGRTGKGKAMKPRKPRKNKGAATPTAPIPQQMQQQGPPQMQQIPYGQQPQVVQQQAMFPGQPQQPQQQWYPNQQGPTPQQQYGYGQQIPPAQVSGHRYERPGMNNQSKQALSNMLRLRVPSNQFMGGQQQPGAPPGPGPAAYQGMQRPQFIRQQLRTQHAGPGLNPQQTMFPPQQQQQGIYAGMQQGMNQNYAGYGGQQMLPQQQQQQMLQQPQQQQQQQQQQQQQQQQQQQQGMMNQQQNMMFQNPQQMIGAQRGQEYMPQQRMQPGTARPPYHQAPNVTMNTMGPMGGGVQNQPAPPYRQASGKPGSVGVAGVGAGGVGLQQQNQQFQQQAINQQRMRHMLAMQQQQQQQGGGGGQQPTPQLVAHLQRHSNQPPQHPYQHQPPPY, encoded by the exons ATGATGAGCATATTGTATGAAAAACGGCCTTTAAAAAGGCCAAGATTAGGCCCTCCCGACGTATATCCACAAGAGCCTAAGCAAAAGGAGGATGAGCTTACACTAGTAAACGTTAAACATGGTTTTGCCACAATGCCTCAATTATCCGATGAATTTGGATCAGCCAGGCAATGTAATGTCACTGCTGCAAAAGTTGGTGCATATTTCAACGGTATACTTGCTAAGAAAGAAGAATTTGCCACGATGCCTGATACGGGAAGAAAGAGACAGCAGATTAATCCTAAGGATAATTTTTGGCCTGTAACTGCCAGAACTAAAAATGGGATTGAAGCTTGGTTCAAAGATCTGTCTGGCTGTAAGCCTTTGCTGGCCTTGGCCAAGAAAGCCCCTAATTTTAacaagaaagaagaaatttttatgatgTTATGTGAATATCAAGTACCGATGCTGAGAGCCGCTTGGTTTATTAAATTAAGTTCTGCTTATACCGTTGCTGTTTCTGAAGcaaaaattaagaaaagaCAATTACCTGATCCAACAACTG aaTGGACTGGTAccttaataaaatttctaaaagATCAGCTGACCAAATTACAAGAATATTATCACATGAATCACAATATCTCTAATGGCATGAGCAACAGTACCAATGGTAGTAATCTGAATAATAACAGCACCAATAATACTGTGAATAATCAACCAACTACACCAAACCCAAATCCTGGGACAACTGCGGGTCCAGCTATGAACGAAGATCATAAATTAGCACTTAAACAGTGGCATTACTGTATTCAATTAGCCAAATACATGTTTGAGGAAGGATTGCTCGATAGGCAAGAACTGTTACAATGGATCTTAGAACTTCTCGATAAAATGAGATCTGCTCCGTTGGATGATGGGATTTTGAAGCTCTTATTACCATTGGCTTTGCAATATCTAGAAGAGTTTGTTCAGTCGGAGTTGTTAGCTAGAAAATTGGCATACTTATGCTGTCGTAAAATCGCACAGATGTGCAGCAATGTAGAAAACAGCAATAATCCTCAAAGTCCTATGGTCACTGCCTCTGTAAAATCAGAAGTGAGTAATATAAAAGAGAATCCCATTGCTCCAATGCCGGTTAATCCATTTACCGTGACTTTCAACGACTATATTAACTGTCCACATCACAGAGACATAATCTTGGGATTATCTGCTATAATTCAG GTAATTACAATCGAGTGTCCGACCGCCTTAGTTTGGAATAGTGTCGGAGAAGGTAAAGCACCATCAGTTTTAAATGGGTCTCCATTAGATCATCTGCCTAGTCCTCCATCAGCTTTACCATGCCCCCCTGCCAGTTCGATAAATCCGACGATGAAACAGATCAAGGTTGCTCAAGAAAGTATTCGCAGACGATCATTAGCTGCTGAAGGCCGATGGTCGTGTGACAAATGGCAGCAGAGTAGTGCCGGTATGACAACGACTAAGGTTTTAGCTGCTCTGGATGCTTTAGATCGTCATAGTTTTGACAGAATGGATGCCTTAAACTCTCTGGATACACTGTATGCTAAAATATTCACTGCTACACCTAAGGAAAATACAAATGAGAGAGACACGAAAGTTGAATATTCTCCGCAGCAAGATGCCGctattatagaaattttatgtGAATGGGCGGTAAGTTCGGAACGATGGGGCGAGCATAGAGCAATGGCTGTGGCTAAGTTATTGGAAAAACGTCAGAGTGAAGCTACTGGAGAAactaatgataatgatgacaAAGACAGTGTTTGTAGTAATGCTTCACCACCAGGGTTGCCAATTTTTCAACCGCTGCTCATGAAATTTCTAGATACCGATGCTCCGATTTTAGACCATAGTTCTTCCCAGTCCAAAGCACAGTTCACCAATTTGGTTCACTTATTTTCCGAGCTTATTCGTCACGACGTCTTTTCGCATGACGCATATATGTGTACTTTGATATCTCGAGGGGATCTGATCCAAG GACCAGCTGCTAGTAAACCAAGTACACCGAACAATCGTGAACCAATAGACGAAGACAGCTTATTTCCTGGAATTGATTTGAAACCAGCTAAATTGGAAGTGCCGGATCACGGAAGAACAATGGATTATGATGATAGTAAAATTGATGATGATTTAGATAAGTTGCTACAACATATTAAAGAAGATCAACAGAATAGCATGGATGCTCCAGACAGTCCAAAGGAAGATGCCTTGGGTGGCCATAACGCACATGATGGGCTAGATTCTAAAAGTCCAAATCCATGTAGACATTTACTTTATACTACACATTTTCCATTGCCACAG gATGAAACCTGCAGTCAACATGACTGCAATCAACGCCACGTTCTGTTATATGGTGTAGGACGAGTACGAGACGAAGCAAGACATGTCGttagaaaaatgacaaaagaaatttgcaaattatttggaaaaaaatttagcatCGATGTTGCAGAAGGTGGCAAAGTAAAAAAACACTCACGGAgtgaattcaattttgaagCTGTTACTCAAAAGTTTCAAAACTTGAGTTATTTTGACCAACACGTCGTCACGTGGCAATGTGCTACACAAGTCATTGAAATGCTAAACACATTTGCATTAGCCGGATCATCTTACTTACCTGTTCAGGAACATGTCGCATTCTTATTTGACCTAATGGAACTTGCGCTGAACATATACGGACTTATTGATGTTTGTATTCAGATATTGAAAGAACTGCCAGAGATTGAAGCACAATTGACAGTCAGAAATAGTCAGCTCATCAGAAGTTACACCACGAGCTTGAGTTTATATGTTGTCGGAGTGCTAAGGCGATATCATTGTTGTTTATTAC TTGCTCCAGAACAAACAACAGCAGTGTTTGATCTCCTCTGCAAAGTTGTCAAGCATGTTTCGAATCCAAGTGACTGTAGCTCTGCTGAACGTTGCGTTTTGGCACATCTGTACGATTTGTACTCAAGTTGTTCATTATTGAAGACAAAACCCCACGGTGTGGAAGCTTTCAGTAATGCATACCCTAAAATTCGAACAGCTTTGTACAGCGCATTACAACCAACTCCATCGAACCACGTTTACAATTCTCAATTCATGATTGATGTCTTTAGTAGTCCGAGACGTAGTGGAAAAATTGAGCCTCAATGGGCCAGACAGCTGAACGAAACTCCGGCGAATCGTTATAGCTTTGTATGCAATGCAATTATTGTTGCTGTGAGCAGTGAGACAGATAATGATAAATTAAATGACGTTGCGATAATTTGCGCAGAGCTCACAGCCTGCTGTAATGCTCTGAGTGCCGAGTGGTTGGGTGTCTTAATGGCATTATGTTGTTCATCCAACAGTTCATCATTTTATATCGATGTTTTAAATCAAGTTGatgttcaaaatttgaatgtCCGTAATTCTTTGGCCGTGTTTACATCGATTTTGATTG CCAGACACTGCTTCTCCTTGGAAGATTTTGTAGTGCACATAGCATTGCCGTCTCTTGTAAAGGCTTGTAATGAAGGCCGCGGTGATGCGGATATGGAAGCTGAAGCAGGTGCTCTGTTAACTTGCCACTTACTTCTACAACTATTCAAAACAGTCGAGTGCCCACAACCGGCTTTATATTCAGTTAGCACCAGTCCGCATCCGCTGCCCAGTGGGAATTTGAGACGTTACAGTATAAAACTTAGCTGTGACAGACACCTGCTAGCAGCTGCCCACAATAATATCAGAGTCGGACCTGTATTAGCAGTTTTAAAAGCGATTCTGGTTGTTGGTGATGCTACAGCAGGTAAACTGCCGCCTAAAAAACCAGACATTCCAATGGCTCACTCTAATAAAGCTGGTCCAGGCAGCGTGGGTGCTAGTGAGAGAGAGTCTATTAGTCACATATTGGGCACCAGTGACATTTTAGGCGGAGGCGATGACTTGGGTCTCGACCTTGGATTATCATCAAGCAATGTTAACATGGAGACAGAAAATGTTAAAGGTTTGTCAGCTTTTGCTCAGCATGTATTGCGCCAGATATGCAGTCAAGAATGGGTGCTGGAAAGGTGTCTACAAAATCCCGAAGAACTGTGTCATCCCGACATGCTTTTGGACAACATGTTAACTCCTCGTCAAGCTCAAAGATTATTGCACATGATATGTTATCCTGACACGCTTATAGACACATTTTTAGACCAGAAAACGCACATCACCAATATACTGGAAAACCTCGAACAATGGAGTCTACGAATGTCTTGGCTTGACTTGCAGCTTATGTACAAACAATATCCAGCAGGTTCGAGTGATTTAACGCAATGGTTAGATACTGTGGCTAAAGCAGCAATTGACGTGTTCCAACTGAACACTACCTCCGGTAAACCGGACAAGAAGTCAGGTTCTATATGGTTGGTAGCACCTTTGGTATCGAAGCTGCCTAGTGCTGTACAAGGTCGTGTTTTAAAAGTAGCTGGACAAGTGTTGGAATCTGGTAATTGGTCTAAAGCAAGCAGAGAAAAAGGCAGATCGAAATCACCGTCTCTGTTCAATCATCAGCCATTTTTATCTCTAGTATTAACCTGTTTAAAAGGACAAGATGATCAAAGGGAAGGGTTGTTAACATCTTTGCACTCACAGTTGacacaatttttgaatatgagcaaggaagaaaaaaatattggtttGGAAGATCCAAAAACCAGGGAAGTGTTGCAGGATGCTCTTCAACTGAGGTTCAGTTTGGTGGGTGGAGTTTTTGACACAATTCAAAGAAATACCACCGTAACAACTGACTGGGCGATCTTGTTTGTACAATTGATTAGTTATGGTGTCATAGACTTGAACAATAATTCAGAACTATTTACAACGGTAATAGATATGTTAGCAACTCTAATACATTCCACGCTTGTTTCGGATTCGCAGTCTGAGaaagatgaaaacaaaaagcattATCAGAATCTGATGAAAAAACTTAAGAAGGAATTGGGTGATAGAAATTCACAGAGCATACAATTTGTAAGACAGTTGTTACCTTTGCCCAAAGTGACAATGGAAGTTATCACATGCGAACCTGTCGGCTGCTTGACGGATACAAAGGGCAACAAGATAGCTGGATTTGACAGCATTGATAAAAAACAG GGTTTACAAGTATGTGACTCACAAAAAGTATCTGCTTGGGAGTTATTAGAAGGGCATAAAAATCCAGCACCACTATCTTGGGCCTGGTTTCGAGCTgtgaaaatggaaagaaaaccACTGACTTATCAAGGAGCTCAAAAGTTGCTACGTTATCATACTCATAGTGCAATAAAACCTGCAAGTCATTATTTAGACCCACCGCCACTACCTCCCGAAGATTTAGAACCAGATAAAAAGGAATCAGAACCTGGAAAAGCTGATACACCAATGAGTGTTGAATCCCCTGGCAGAACAGGCAAAGGAAAGGCTATGAAACCTAGAAAACCTAGAAAAAATAAAGGCGCAGCTACTCCAACGGCACCAATACCTCAGCAAATGCAG caaCAAGGTCCACCGCAAATGCAACAGATACCGTATGGTCAACAACCGCAGGTGGTACAACAACAAGCAATGTTCCCCGGGCAACCGCAACAACCGCAACAGCAATGGTACCCAAATCAACAAGGACCAACACCACAGCAGCAGTATGGTTACGGACAGCAAATTCCACCTGCTCAAGTCAGTGGTCATCGATACGAACGTCCTGGCATGAATAACCAGTCGAAACAGGCACTATCCAATATGCTACGCCTTCGCGTACCATCCAATCAGTTTATGGGAGGACAACAACAGCCTGGTGCACCCCCAGGACCTGGACCAGCTGCATACCAGGGTATGCAGAGACCACAGTTCATTAGACAACAATTGCGAACACAGCATGCTGGCCCAGGATTAAATCCCCAGCAAACTATGTTCCCAccacaacagcagcagcaaggAATATATGCTGGGATGCAACAAG GAATGAATCAAAACTATGCAGGTTACGGAGGGCAACAAATGTTGCcacagcagcaacagcagcaaatGTTACAGCagccgcagcagcagcagcagcaacagcagcaacaacagcaacaacaacaacagcagcaacaacaaggCATGATGAATCAGCAGCAGAATATGATGTTCCAGAATCCACAGCAAATGATTGGTGCTCAAAGAGGACAAGAATATATGCCGCAGCAAAGAATGCAGCCAGGTACTGCCCGGCCGCCTTATCATCAG GCACCAAACGTCACAATGAACACTATGGGGCCAATGGGTGGGGGAGTTCAAAATCAACCAGCTCCTCCATATAGACAAGCTAGTGGCAAGCCTGGTTCAGTTGGAGTTGCTGGTGTTGGAGCAGGTGGTGTTGGGTTACAGCAACAAAATCAACAATTCCAACAG CAGGCCATAAATCAGCAACGCATGCGGCATATGCTAGCCatgcaacaacaacaacaacagcaagGTGGAGGTGGTGGACAACAGCCGACACCTCAATTGGTAGCTCACCTTCAACGACATTCAAATCAACCACCCCAACATCCTTATCAACATCAACCTCCGCCGTATTAA